The nucleotide window AGACTGTTCTAACATTTGACAGAGCCTCTGTCAAGCTGCTAGAAAAACACTTAAGCCACCCATTCTCCTCTCTTTCCCTCATTCTCATCCAAACCTTCATGCAAACCCTTCATTTCTTACCTTAACACCCCCTTTCCCCCCTAGGAACGCATAGATTTCTCTtcagtgctaaactcatgacaattttgcttccatgccacaagcctctcatgccaagctaaaaAGTCTATCTGTAAGCTGTTGgtatttttgttggtgaaggtaaccaaggtgTTTCTTAAGGCTTCACTATCATTTCGAAGCATTTTTAGGGCTTGATCTTTGAACTCAGACACAAGGGATAATTCCATCAATTTGCTCATTACGGCAGCCTTCCCCATTTGtagctgccggaagaaaaaGCCCCTACAATCACAATACAAGATGTGATAGTATGCACATAAGatggcctcattaaaacctttgAGGAAAACCCAAAGGGATAAAGCTGCGAGTCAGACCTCACCGAAAAACCCAACAATCCCAAGACAAACTGAGAAAAATTTGTTGcacaatcccaaaattttataaacaagaTTCAAGCGTAATATTCCTCAAAAAGTTCTTGTATAATCCCACTGAAATAACATTCTCTACACAAGCTGAAAATATTAATTGTAAACTCAGAgagtaaaattttaaattaaacccACAATTATGTTTCAACAAATTTCTGTACAATCTCACTCAAATTTGACTTGGAGGGACTTGAACTCACATCAAGCAccaaaaatccaaacccatatatgaaattgaaacaaggAGAGGAAGACCCAAATGTGAAGGAGAAAAGCCGAGCTGGCTACCTGAGAGGTgacagagagtgagagatggagGTGAAAAAGGTGAGGTCGTCGTCGCCAATGTGGGTGCGagtgaaagagagaagagaggagagaagggtTGAGAGAGTGAGACTGAGAAATTGTGAAAGAGGATTTGGGAGAGCTCAGAACGACTAAGCAAAAGTGAACAAGGAGcagaaggaagaagaggaagaggaagatacTAGAGAGATGAGAGTATTCCAGAGAGCAATgacttggaagaaaaaaaactaagtGAAGGATGGGAAATAAGCTATCAATAGAGAGTTTTTATAAGGGGTATTTGTGATTGAGTTTCAAAATAAGGATATTAGGGAATAAATTAAGTGAGCCAGGGGTAAAGCCGCCAATTTCCCAAGACTTTAAGCATATAGCAGTGAATGATGGCATCCACAAGGTAAGTTTCTTTAGTCATTGTGCCACAtgagaaaaaagaggaaaagataCAATCCTCAACATTCAGGACCCAAGTAGTGTCGGTTTATGTTTTTCAGTGATGCATGTAGGATAAACATTAAGGGTTCTTCGATCTAAGTCCAAAATCTCTAGCTGTCATTAAATTTAGTCAACACCTTTTTTGCTATAGATTTGGGTCCATtgacttttattaatttttttcttgtgtCAATTTTACCATTTGAggtaaataagaaaagaacattaattgaaaatccaaattaatgtATCAATTCTTTCCTTCTAAAtggatttcatattttaaattttgaatcctTCTATTGCAGCCAtgacacacccaaaaaaaaaaacgtttcGTGAAATAAAATACTTTAACAATTAACTATTGCAATATTTACgtaatatatagataaaataaCATTTAGAACATGAAAGTAATGACCCACATATTTTATCTTACAATGAAAATTATGACCCATAGGCAAGCACGCCAACATAAAACTGTACCTATCCATAAGGTTGATTTGTGAGGTTTCAAGCataagaacaaataaaaaaagttgatCATATAAAACAATGAAAGTAGGAGTATTATTGATGATGTCTTCCCAACAAATATTTACCTGATTACTAGGTAAATATGAGATAATATACCTAATTATTAGGTAAATATAAGATAATGTACCTAATTACTAGGTAAATATTAGATAATATATCTAAATATTAGGTAAATATAAGAATGTACCTCATTACTAGGTAAATATAAGATAATATACCTAATTATTAGATAAATATAAGATAATGTACCTACTTACTAGGTAAATATAAGATAATATACCTAAATACTAGGTAAATAAAGACATATCACAAACAACCAACATACATGGAATTGTAGGATCTGGTGTAAGCCTTTTCAGACATCCCACTCAACCTTATCGCCTTTTGCCGATAGAATAGAAGCCCCGACCTACAAGCCATTCAACCCAAAAGAATTACAACCACAAAGACCCAATATGAATCTGAAAACGCACGCAAGAAACTATgcaaaaagaattttttttgttttcgtttaCCTTGTTACAACGATTTGTAAGCAAATCACAGCTTTGCATACCTCACCTTGCAAATTATAAGCAACCTGATAAATACCCAGTTagaaaatcaatcaaataagGATTTTGGTTTCGAATGAAACTCACGATGCCGATTATAGAAGAGTCGTAGGGTATGTGATAACTGACTTCTTGGAGAAGTTGGAAGGCttaatgggaaaaaaatttggctCCACTGACTTGTTGGTGAAAGTTGCAGAGATTGTGGCTAAGAGAGAGTCTGGATTGGTTTAGGGTAGACAATATCATAATTATTatcataaaaattaatttcttaccttattgaatttttagGGGCATGATGGGAATAACTAAGTaatttagaaaatgaaaaaaataatatgtaaatatcaaaaaatcaaaaaaagaaTGTAATCATACGTGGCACAAAAGTCAAAGAACTTGTATCAACAACAACTACTACGAGGATGGCATCCAAATTCTGTTTTCGATTTTGGACTtgtaccaaatttttttataaagattaTTACacacatttaaataaaagttcaaaCCCCTAGAGCCCCTCTCTCCCAATAAGGGACAAAATCCAATCAGTAACCAGACAATATTGGCAGGACCTAACTCAAAGCATTGAGGTCCCTCTCTTATTTGAGCAAAGACCGAAAGACAGTCTGACATAAAAACTCATATAATTGGCACTGGATTAATAAAATGTGAAGCAATCTTATCCTTCACCACTTTACCAACACGCGTGTAGCCATCGTCACCTTTGTAAAGGAGATCTACCACTTTTGTTAAATTAAGAACTCTCATTAGGACAGCCATTGGCGCTGCAGTTGGTCTGAGAAACTCCTCGTTTATGTCCTTCCACAGATCCACCACTCGCTTGTTCAAAGCATCAAGTGCCTCTTGCTCCGACTCCCCATATTGCTTCATGTAGCAATCAATACTACAGGCAACATggcctctctctttctcaaacTGCATAtagaaattcaaaatattaattcgGTAATATTATAGAAAATCAGATTGTCTTTCTCACGACCACTTTCTAACACCGATGTTATTCCAACTTAACCACCAATAAAGTCTAGTGTGAATTTTTATCACCAAAGGCCATGATGCTATTAGTTGTGAAACTACTTATTATatatagtattttattttttcaagttttcgaCGTGAAACTTTGCATTTTAAACATGCTTATCTAATCTAGCATGACAAGAATAGTTTATACCTTGCTTGTGACAATATCATCCATGAACCTAAAAAGGGTCGTGGAAGCTCTAACAATTTTTGCGTCATTGAACAACCACTCAAATATCTCCTTTGTTACAATATCTCCCATGCCAAGTAAGGATACAGTTGAAAGCATGGGGTAACCAGTAGAAACTATTGCAGCAGGTAGATACTCCTCCATGGTTGGGGTGTATCCTTCATTGAACCATCTGGCCTCCTCAAAGTAAGCTCGGGCTACAGCTTTCAACTGGAGGGGGACATAACGTTATAGCTAGAtaatgtggaagaaaataatttaaatatattaaccaaaagtgtatatatattatatacatacagATTCCTTTGCATAATAAACTCGGTATGATCTTCCATCCTTTGCAATCTCTTCCTCAATTTCATCGACAACATTCAAAAGGGTACGataaaatatttgcatatagTCTGGTAGTTCATCTATGCTACTCATATCCCACCTGAAAATTTGATAACCTTGTAAGTTGGCTTATTTAGGAGCACTTCTGCAATTACAATAAATCAGctctaaattattaaaaagaaaattatgattTCAAAGTAGTACCTCTCAATTGCTGCAGTAAAGATCTCAAGTTCTTCAAACGTAGCATATGCGTCGTAGATATCATCCATCACTGATACCAGGGCAATCACTTTTGTAAGAAATTTTCGTGCTTCGACATATTGGGGTTCAAAGTATACTCCGACTACCCAAAAGTACAACTCCACGATCCTGTCTCTTGCGAAAGGCAGCTTCTTTTCAAAGTCTACTTCTTTCCACCACCTAATGAGCAATAACATTAGCTGTATGTGTAACTTGAGTATATATGCTCACATTTACAATTAAAAGAGAGACTTACCTAGTAATCTCACTGAGCTCATTTTTGTGCAAAGATTGAACAAGATTAAAATCTAACTTCGCAAGTTTCAACAAAGCTTCATTGTGTGAAGCTTCATCTTGGTAGATTGACATGTAACGCCTGGCACATACCCTCTCTAGATCTTTTCGCAAAGGTCTCTCCAAGGCTTGAGTGATTTGTTCTGCATGTTCGTAGCTTACATGAGTTTTTGCGGCAGAGTCAAGGTGAGTGGTGGTGAAAGCAAGAGCTTCATCTAGTATTTCTTCTCCCCGTATGCCTAGATGCCCGGCTTCATAAAGGCTTAGCATCCCCGGAACATCGACAATTAAGCATTCCTTGAAGCTGCCATTTTCGTCTTTGAACTTGTTGAACACATCTGCTTGATTGCCATAAAAATGAACAGGCAGTAGTTGGCTAAAATCAGTCACATTACAGTCCACTACAGTATAATTTGTTGATTAACTTACCACATGAAATCTTATATCCATGTTGTCTTAGTAGCCGGAAACCAAGAGCAACGTTGTATAGATCTCCATCATCACTAAAGTCATGGTCATGAAATGCAGCATGCATACGCTCCAACGCTTCTTCAATTTCACTTTCAAAATGGTAGGCCACGCCAAGGCGCTGGATTGCATCAATCAACTTGAGCTGATGTGAAAAGTCACCTGCACTAGTTGTGAATACTTCCCTCCTCACTACTTCTTTCAGCTCCTCAACTTCTTCTTGGTTCCGGGCATTTGTTATCTGCGGCCagcaattaattaaataagaaaaatacttgcgaaattttttttattttttatttttgataaaaataaacatgaatATGTAATGATAATATAATTTGCATGAGATTACAATGTCTTGGGAATCATAGTTCATGAACCGATCTCCCCAAATGCTTGGTGGGAAATTTGCCGTCCGACGAATAATTTCAGGCTTAGATTGGGCTGCTGCACAAACTTGGATAGACATGTTTTGCTGTTTCTTCTTAGGTAGATAAAAATCAGACGGCACTTATTAGTACTGTTTTCTATACGCTTCGAGCTTTGCTATGAAACTATGAAACACATTGATAGTAGactcatgtatatatatataggcaaGGGTTGGGATATAAGATTATTGCAAAGCAAGAATAGAATCGTGCATAGCAGAAGATAGTTTCATATAAACCATATAATAATTTCCATGGCTAGGGGCCTTCCCTTTTTTGAGTGCGGGgatatatattatctttttccttATCTTTTTTCTCACGtaacatattattttttttgagtgcGGGATTTAGCGTTTTTTTGCCTCTTTTAAAGCTAGCATAGTGGTGAATCGATGATGATTGTACTTTCCTCTTCAATACATTTGTTAAATCAATATAATAACAAGCTACATCCGCCATGCATCCACATGTTTTTAACGTGAGAGAGACATGCGTCACCTTATATTGCAGTAATTCTAGCTAGATATGGTTGATGTGATCTTGTACGACTTATGATTCATAAGTAAAGTTTTATTctattgggttttctttggGAATATTTTAATGAGCCCACTAAAAAACATACCATATTTCATGTAACTTGTTTGGTGGTAATGGAATTTTGATCTTCCTTTAAAAAAACGTAACAAGTTAACACATGTAGcatttgttaaattttaaatttttctcttcaattttaaattcaaaattagatTTTGAGGGAAACTTATTGTGGGTGGATTTTGTTATTTAACGCTGTCAATGGAAGAGGTGGCACCCccttttaatatatatatatatatatatatattttaatatttatacaaATGACATTCTTctttaatctaatttaaacTCGGGGAGGGAGAACACATTTATTATTAtcgagttttttcttttaaatttttttgatagTTACAAACCAGGGGCGGACGCACCTTGTGCCACCATCCGCTGTCCTTTTTTTTCAACTACAAGTGAGCAAAattgatatttataaatttctagtgataatatatattgttgatattgattttttaaatttatttatggattTATGGATATGATAATACAGATTGATTGAGTTTATAATTGGTTGATAATGTGGATTGATTgagtatattgaatattgattaatatgataatttggtatattgaatattgattgatatgataatttggtatattgaatattgataGTGGGTTATTGAcattttcatattcatatgataatttggataaaaattaattattgattgaattaattgATGTGTAGATTTATGGAATgattctttaaaagaaaattatctaCGGATAGTCCTTCTCCGTCTAATCCAAGTAGTTCAAATGCAATACCAATTGAAGTAGATGAAATATTGGCTAATCTTCAGGCACCCTGGACTAAGAACTCGAATGACGGATTATAGTCATAATATTCGAGATGAGATCCGAAGAGCATATCTACAAAAAGAGACCTTGTCAACCTAGAAGTCATAGATTcccacaaattaattaatcaggAATTAATATATTCTTCATTGCTCAATGATTTGATGAGTTTGATTGGTTGGAATATAGTACAGCTAAAGATGCTAAGTTTTGTCTTCATTGTTATCTCTTTAAACCTAATTTTTATCAAGTGGGTGGTGACACATTCACTGTGGTAGGCTTTAATAATTGGAAGAAGGGGAAAGAAAGATTTAACTTTCATGTTGGACCGGTTGGTAGTGTTCACAAACCAAGCTATAGAAGTTGCTTACAATTTGATGCATCAAATTATACACATTAAAACAGTTGTGATCAAGCAAACAAACCAAGCTCGTACGGCTTATTGCACTTGCTTGAATGCATCACTCAagtgcactaagtatttgttgCGAcaagttctttctttttgtggtCATGATGAAAATGTCATTTCAAGTAATAATGGGAATTATTTAGAGCTCTTATAATATCTTGCGGATCATGATAAAAAGGTTAAGGCCGTTATGTTGGAAAATGCTCCCGGCAATCTAAAGTTAATAGCTCCTTCAATTCAAAAAGATCTTGTCAGTTCTTGTGCCAAAGAAACCATTGGTCTTATCTTGAGTGATGTAAAAGAtagatatttttcaataatggcGGATGAAGCACGTGATGTTCAATAAAGGAGCAAATGGTGATGATGTTTCGTTATGTGAATGACAAAGGACAAATAATTGAAAGGTTTGTAGGCGTTCGACATGTAACCGACACTACTTCAAGTGCACTGAaggaagccattgatgaattCTTTTCTTCCGAGAATTTGACCTTTTACAAGCTACGATGACAAGGTTATGATGGAGTTAGTACTATGAGACGTGAGTTCAATGGCCTTaaaacaaagattttgagagaaCAACCTTGTGCATTTTATGTTTATTGTTTTGCTCATTGACTTCAACTAGCTCTTGTTGTTGTAGCTTGATTGTTTGAATGATAGCTTGATTGTTTATATTGAGAGagatgtttttgtttgtattaatAACGAAACTATAATGcaacattttcaaaatataaaaactcgtcgtggacaattgtaacttgtaattttggttttgtcaTGAATTATGAATCGAAGTActatctttctatttttttagtattattttctttgtagaaaAATTTCGGAACTTTTACATTGTGACTCCTTGGCCACATAATCCTGAATCCGCCACTAGCTGCAACaattaatttcattaataaaagaaaaatacaaaaaaatggCCCCACAAAAGGCTCTTGCAAATAACGGAAGGATACAAACAATACTCTTAAATTTAATTGGTCCTTTTATTTAGTCTCACATAGGAATATGACTCGtgattagattttaaaaaaatatgggtAGGGATATAAGAATTTGGGTGGCAATAGCATAaccaaattaatttacaaatatTGAATATAATAAATGAATTCAAAGTTGTAAAACTTGTAGAAGGAGAgcacaaaaggaagaagacgaagaagaaaagtGGACTCCTTTTAAGACCATTGCTGTTGCTGACAGAGATCCATAtaaaaggaataaaataataacagagatttataataaaataccccaaaataaaacaataacaatactGTCGGTAGCCTTCGACTGATCATGTCCATTCCTTTCCATTTCCCTTCCAGTTTTACTTGGGCAGATTTGTGGATCTTTTCTGTGCAGCTGTGTTGGTTTGTGTGCCAGGTTGTAGTGAGTTTTAtgcttttttgtgtttttgagttCATTTTGGTGTATGTTGGAGAATGAAATTTCGGGTTATTTAACAAGTAATCTTGTGTTTCATGTTGAGAAGCTGGACACCATTTTAATTGCCATTAATGAGAAATGAGAGGGGTACCTACAAGAAAATACTCCGACGTTCAAATCAGTGCTTGTTTAGGAATATTGCAGTAGAGTCAAAATAATGTCATACATCTATTCCTTTATTCTGGGGGATTAGTTGACCTTTTATAGGTATTGAACACTTTGACTCCAAGTCCCATATTCCTTATTTATCTCCAAATTCTATGGTAGTGAATATCATGTTATTTGATTCTCTACACTCCCTCAAATTTAAAGTTCATGGAAAGTGGCTTGTTACTTAAGCCTTAATTTTTGCTCCCACAATGTGACTGATTTTGGCTTTCTACGTTAATAAAACTTGTTTcggacaaaacaaaaaactttattcccaaattatttcattaaaacaataaaaagactTCAATCTAGCTAGTATCGTATactaatctttttattttttagttttgataATCAATCTTATCTCTTGAACTCTTACACTAATATTTTATGAAGTTTTCAGTGTTTTCATAAAGTcgattgaaattttaaaaattacacaaataCCTCATgaagttttaaattattttcacctTTTTCAAACGACTGTTGATGACCATCCATGACCaaggaaaaaaacatatatagttGGTGACCAGAGCAAGTTGATCTTTTCAAAGATAAGATCTTACCATTAGTTGGCCCATGAAGCTCGATGGGCAGATAACTAACGTGTGAAATCCGAAAGGGGTGATAAAATTGATAGATTGGCAGCGTCTTgataagaaattaatgtagcTTTTGGAATATTTAATAATCCAAATAGACGAAGCCGATCTTCAACACGATCTTACCAAAATTGGCAGATAATATTATATGATCCTGCGCATCCAGAAGTTGACAGGTAGTGAATCATGATTCATGATGAACAGGTTCGACCCTTCATGATAACGACACTGGATGCATGTTTTGTGTTGAATTATCCAACAGTGCTGGAGCCCTACAAGCTCGTGTTACAACTGCTAACGTTGTAATGTTTTGAACTTTTTATTCTcaattattttaaatcattccaacaattttttataaaaaaattattattattattattgccAAAATTAGGAAGGTGGGAGGAAAGCAACTCG belongs to Prunus persica cultivar Lovell chromosome G4, Prunus_persica_NCBIv2, whole genome shotgun sequence and includes:
- the LOC109948428 gene encoding (-)-alpha-pinene synthase-like; translated protein: MSIQVCAAAQSKPEIIRRTANFPPSIWGDRFMNYDSQDIITNARNQEEVEELKEVVRREVFTTSAGDFSHQLKLIDAIQRLGVAYHFESEIEEALERMHAAFHDHDFSDDGDLYNVALGFRLLRQHGYKISCDVFNKFKDENGSFKECLIVDVPGMLSLYEAGHLGIRGEEILDEALAFTTTHLDSAAKTHVSYEHAEQITQALERPLRKDLERVCARRYMSIYQDEASHNEALLKLAKLDFNLVQSLHKNELSEITRWWKEVDFEKKLPFARDRIVELYFWVVGVYFEPQYVEARKFLTKVIALVSVMDDIYDAYATFEELEIFTAAIERWDMSSIDELPDYMQIFYRTLLNVVDEIEEEIAKDGRSYRVYYAKESLKAVARAYFEEARWFNEGYTPTMEEYLPAAIVSTGYPMLSTVSLLGMGDIVTKEIFEWLFNDAKIVRASTTLFRFMDDIVTSKFEKERGHVACSIDCYMKQYGESEQEALDALNKRVVDLWKDINEEFLRPTAAPMAVLMRVLNLTKVVDLLYKGDDGYTRVGKVVKDKIASHFINPVPII